The Bacillus carboniphilus genome contains a region encoding:
- a CDS encoding adenine deaminase C-terminal domain-containing protein, with amino-acid sequence MPKRFHWKTKQMKEQIDILSNPDQLTICLLNATILQPYLNRWIQANVWIYKDRIIYIGDELPKNYDHIEVVDCQGKYIVPGYIEPHAHPFQLYNPHSLAEYVSKTGTTFFFCDNLFFLLQYAKKKAFSVVDQLNKTPIGFYWWARYDLQTEVLNEEKIFTPEIFKQWLEHPYTIQGGELTGWPKLLSGDQFMLHQLQETKNVQRRIEGHLPGASFNTLTKMKLAGVDSDHESMTGEDVYKRLLAGYHVSLRHSSIRPDLRNILKEMSEYQIDCYDHLFLTTDGSSPSFYEQGMINQLIKICLEEDVPAIEAYKMSAFNIAKYHGLDHLMGVIGPGRYATLNVLESIDNPTPVSVMAKGKWLVKDGVDQGPLPNFNWSESDALPLSLDWELTKDDLQFSMPIGMNMKNSVIMEPYSITRDHSNEQLSTDHDESFLLLIDKNGEWRINTFLKGFASHIQGFASSYSTTGDIIVIGKSKSDMILAFNQLKRIGGGIVLAEKGEILHEIPLHIEGRASLHPFSIVMEEERKLVQLMQERGYRFRDPIYTLLFLSSTHLPYIRVTQRGIYDVMKKTVLFPSIMR; translated from the coding sequence ATGCCCAAACGATTCCATTGGAAAACAAAACAAATGAAAGAACAAATAGATATTTTATCAAATCCAGATCAGTTGACCATATGTTTGTTAAATGCAACCATTTTACAACCGTATTTAAACAGGTGGATCCAAGCAAATGTTTGGATTTACAAAGATCGTATTATATATATTGGAGATGAGCTTCCAAAGAACTATGATCACATCGAGGTAGTTGATTGCCAAGGAAAATATATAGTTCCAGGCTATATCGAACCACATGCTCATCCGTTTCAACTTTATAATCCCCATTCATTGGCGGAGTATGTATCAAAGACAGGAACCACTTTTTTCTTTTGTGATAACTTATTCTTCTTGTTACAATACGCAAAAAAGAAAGCGTTTTCAGTTGTCGATCAACTCAATAAGACACCTATAGGTTTTTATTGGTGGGCAAGATATGATTTACAAACAGAAGTGTTAAATGAGGAAAAGATTTTTACACCAGAAATCTTTAAGCAATGGCTTGAACATCCATACACCATACAAGGGGGAGAATTAACAGGTTGGCCTAAACTTCTTTCGGGTGATCAATTTATGCTTCATCAACTTCAAGAAACAAAAAATGTTCAAAGAAGAATTGAAGGGCATTTACCAGGAGCCTCCTTTAATACGTTAACGAAAATGAAATTAGCAGGTGTGGATAGTGATCATGAATCAATGACAGGAGAAGACGTTTATAAACGTCTTTTAGCTGGATATCACGTCTCTCTTCGTCATTCTTCCATCAGGCCGGACTTGCGAAACATACTAAAAGAAATGAGCGAGTATCAAATTGATTGTTACGATCATTTATTTTTGACTACTGATGGCTCTTCACCTAGCTTTTACGAACAAGGAATGATCAATCAGCTTATTAAAATATGTCTTGAGGAAGATGTTCCTGCTATTGAAGCTTATAAAATGAGTGCGTTTAATATTGCCAAATATCATGGCTTAGATCATCTGATGGGCGTAATTGGGCCAGGTCGATATGCTACGCTTAATGTGCTAGAAAGCATCGATAATCCAACGCCCGTTTCCGTTATGGCTAAAGGAAAATGGTTAGTGAAAGATGGTGTTGATCAAGGACCTCTTCCTAACTTTAATTGGAGTGAATCTGATGCACTTCCTCTTTCTTTAGACTGGGAATTAACAAAGGATGATTTGCAATTTTCAATGCCTATTGGTATGAATATGAAAAATTCTGTTATTATGGAACCATATTCGATTACTCGTGATCACTCTAATGAGCAGTTATCGACGGATCATGATGAAAGCTTTCTGTTATTGATTGATAAAAACGGAGAATGGAGAATAAATACGTTTTTAAAAGGGTTTGCTAGTCATATTCAAGGGTTTGCTAGTTCATATTCGACAACAGGTGATATAATCGTAATTGGAAAAAGTAAATCTGACATGATTCTTGCATTTAATCAGTTAAAGAGGATAGGTGGAGGGATCGTACTTGCTGAAAAAGGAGAAATTCTTCATGAAATTCCTCTGCACATAGAGGGAAGAGCTTCTTTGCATCCTTTTTCTATTGTAATGGAAGAAGAGAGAAAGCTCGTTCAGTTGATGCAAGAGAGGGGTTATCGTTTTCGAGATCCTATTTACACCCTGTTGTTTTTATCTTCTACGCATTTACCGTATATACGAGTTACTCAGCGCGGAATATACGATGTCATGAAAAAAACGGTACTCTTTCCGTCTATAATGCGTTAA
- the purC gene encoding phosphoribosylaminoimidazolesuccinocarboxamide synthase, with amino-acid sequence MDFTKGSLLYEGKAKKIYETNHADVVLVEYKDSATAFNGEKKATITGKSRLNNMISSLLFSELKRSNISSHFVEQVSETEQLVQKVEIIPIEVVVRNIVAGSLSKRLGIEEGTALKKPIIEFYYKDDQLGDPFINEAHIEELSLATDAQLLFIKREAFKVNDVLKRYFKEKDIELVDFKLEFGTSDQGEVLLADEISPDTCRLWDVTTGEKLDKDVFRREIGSLTEAYQKLLDRIRGEVNHG; translated from the coding sequence ATGGATTTTACAAAGGGATCTTTACTTTACGAAGGTAAAGCAAAAAAAATATATGAAACCAATCATGCCGATGTGGTTCTCGTTGAATATAAAGATTCAGCTACGGCTTTTAATGGAGAAAAAAAAGCAACTATTACTGGTAAAAGCAGACTAAATAACATGATCTCAAGTTTGTTATTTTCAGAGCTGAAACGAAGCAATATCTCTTCGCACTTTGTTGAACAAGTATCGGAAACAGAGCAACTTGTACAAAAAGTAGAGATTATTCCAATAGAGGTCGTTGTTCGAAATATTGTGGCTGGAAGTCTCTCGAAACGCCTCGGTATTGAAGAAGGAACCGCCTTAAAGAAACCAATTATCGAATTTTATTATAAAGATGATCAGTTAGGGGATCCATTTATTAATGAAGCGCATATTGAAGAATTAAGTCTTGCAACTGATGCCCAACTATTGTTTATCAAAAGAGAAGCGTTCAAAGTGAATGACGTATTGAAAAGATATTTTAAAGAAAAGGATATTGAGCTTGTAGACTTTAAACTTGAGTTCGGAACTAGCGATCAAGGGGAAGTGCTATTAGCAGATGAAATATCACCAGATACGTGCCGTTTATGGGATGTGACGACAGGGGAAAAGCTAGATAAAGATGTTTTTAGACGAGAGATTGGTAGTTTAACAGAAGCCTATCAAAAATTGTTAGATCGTATAAGGGGAGAGGTCAATCATGGTTAA
- the purN gene encoding phosphoribosylglycinamide formyltransferase, with protein sequence MKKIAIFASGSGSNFQAIVDYFKQENINIDICLLVCDRPHAKVIERAKKEGIASFVFSAQDYIDKQAFEKEILKNLTRLKVDLIVLAGYMRLIGETLLEAYQDQIINLHPSLLPSFPGKDAINQAFDANVKVTGVTIHYVDEGMDTGPIIAQEPVRIDNDDTTETLTERIHKVEHQLYPKVIKDLLIEE encoded by the coding sequence ATGAAAAAGATTGCTATTTTTGCCTCAGGAAGCGGAAGCAATTTTCAAGCAATTGTTGATTACTTTAAACAAGAAAATATAAATATAGACATTTGTTTGCTCGTTTGTGATCGCCCACATGCGAAAGTAATTGAGAGAGCGAAAAAAGAAGGAATAGCAAGTTTTGTCTTTTCTGCTCAAGATTATATAGACAAGCAGGCCTTCGAAAAAGAAATATTAAAGAATTTAACCCGTTTAAAAGTGGATCTAATTGTTTTAGCCGGTTATATGAGATTGATAGGAGAGACATTATTAGAAGCTTATCAAGACCAAATCATTAATCTACATCCGTCTTTATTGCCGTCTTTTCCTGGAAAGGACGCGATTAACCAAGCATTCGATGCCAATGTGAAAGTGACTGGTGTAACCATTCATTATGTTGATGAAGGAATGGATACAGGTCCAATTATTGCCCAAGAACCCGTTCGAATTGATAACGATGATACGACCGAAACGTTAACGGAACGGATTCATAAGGTGGAGCATCAATTATATCCTAAAGTTATTAAAGATCTATTAATAGAGGAGTGA
- the purH gene encoding bifunctional phosphoribosylaminoimidazolecarboxamide formyltransferase/IMP cyclohydrolase: protein MAIKRALVSVYHKEGIVDFVKELVSMGVEVISTGGTKKLLQENGIEVISISEVTNFPEIMDGRVKTLHPAIHSGLLAVRDNKEHMETLSDLGITPIDLVVVNLYPFKETITKKTVTFEDAIENIDIGGPTMLRSAAKNHQDVTVVVDPNDYQTVVNQLSSDGDVDHKTRKQLAAKVFRHTAAYDALVSSYLTEQAGETDPESLTFTYEKQQSLRYGENPHQQATFYKQPLGTEVSIARVKQLHGKELSYNNIKDADAAVHIVREFNEPCAVAVKHMNPCGVGVGDTINEAFKRAYEADSTSIFGGIVALNREVDRELAIQLNEIFLEIVIAPRFTDDALEILTQKKNIRLLTLNVRAEAKAEKQLTSVKGGLLIQDEDTGSLDKEQTTIPTKREPTEEEWNDLQLAWKVVKHVKSNAIVLAKDNMTIGIGAGQMNRVGAAKIALEQAGEETHGSALASDAFFPMADTVEVAAKAGVTTIIQPGGSIRDEESIQKADEYGIAMVFTGMRHFKH from the coding sequence TTGGCCATTAAACGAGCCCTAGTTAGTGTCTATCATAAAGAAGGAATTGTCGATTTTGTCAAAGAGTTAGTCTCGATGGGAGTAGAAGTCATATCAACAGGTGGAACGAAAAAGCTCCTCCAAGAAAACGGTATAGAGGTTATCTCGATTTCAGAAGTGACGAACTTTCCAGAAATCATGGACGGAAGAGTCAAGACCCTTCACCCGGCTATTCATAGTGGATTACTAGCTGTAAGAGATAATAAGGAGCATATGGAGACGTTAAGCGATTTAGGGATAACCCCAATTGATTTAGTCGTCGTAAATTTATATCCCTTTAAAGAAACGATCACCAAAAAGACGGTTACTTTTGAGGATGCGATTGAAAACATTGATATTGGCGGACCAACGATGTTGCGTTCAGCAGCAAAAAACCATCAAGATGTAACCGTAGTAGTAGACCCTAATGATTATCAAACGGTCGTGAATCAATTATCGAGTGACGGAGATGTCGATCATAAAACCCGCAAGCAATTAGCTGCAAAAGTCTTTCGTCATACAGCAGCTTATGATGCGTTAGTTTCTTCTTATTTGACGGAGCAAGCAGGTGAGACAGATCCAGAAAGTTTGACCTTTACATATGAAAAACAACAATCGCTTCGATATGGTGAAAATCCACATCAACAGGCGACTTTTTATAAACAGCCACTCGGTACGGAAGTGTCGATTGCAAGAGTAAAACAGCTTCATGGCAAGGAGCTTTCCTATAATAATATTAAAGATGCGGATGCCGCTGTGCATATCGTGCGTGAGTTTAATGAGCCATGCGCAGTCGCCGTTAAGCATATGAACCCTTGTGGAGTCGGAGTTGGAGATACAATCAATGAAGCATTCAAACGAGCGTATGAAGCCGATTCCACTTCCATATTTGGGGGGATTGTTGCCCTAAACAGAGAAGTAGATCGGGAGCTAGCGATACAATTAAACGAGATCTTTTTAGAAATTGTCATTGCTCCTCGTTTTACAGACGATGCGTTGGAAATATTAACGCAAAAGAAAAACATTAGACTTCTTACTTTAAATGTAAGAGCAGAAGCAAAGGCTGAAAAACAACTGACTTCCGTAAAAGGAGGACTTCTCATTCAGGACGAAGATACGGGTTCTCTTGATAAAGAACAAACAACCATCCCAACGAAGCGTGAGCCAACTGAAGAAGAGTGGAATGATTTACAACTAGCATGGAAGGTAGTTAAACATGTGAAATCCAATGCAATTGTATTGGCGAAAGACAATATGACCATCGGAATTGGAGCAGGACAAATGAATCGAGTAGGTGCTGCAAAAATCGCCTTGGAGCAAGCGGGAGAAGAAACACATGGAAGTGCATTGGCATCTGATGCTTTTTTCCCTATGGCTGATACAGTAGAAGTGGCTGCTAAGGCAGGCGTAACGACAATCATTCAACCGGGTGGATCTATTCGAGACGAAGAATCCATTCAAAAAGCAGATGAATATGGAATCGCTATGGTTTTTACTGGAATGCGTCATTTTAAGCATTAA
- the purD gene encoding phosphoribosylamine--glycine ligase, producing the protein MNILIIGSGGREHALAWKVSQSPLVEKVFVAPGNDGMNDVATMIPIQENNHEELVHFAKDNEIGLTIVGPEVPLLNGIVDLFQEEGLRIFGPMKEAAEIEGSKSFAKKIMKDYHIATAEYEVFTDYERAVHYIEEKGTPIVIKADGLAAGKGVVIAKTQNEAVDTLRDYLQDGKFGKASKKVVIEEFLEGQEFSLMAFVRHEKVYPMVIAQDHKPAFDGDQGPNTGGMGAYSPVPQIPNRMVDEAIESILKPTAKALVEKETPFTGILYAGLIATSEGPKVIEFNARFGDPETQVVLPRLQSDIVEVMLNILHDQPVTLKWSEEAVVGVVLASKGYPNSYEKGVQIGTLASEDRNTKVFHAGTTFDGTQYRTNGGRVAAVVGIGSDLLEAKTLTYHQVDQVMTDGLFVRRDIAHKALQNK; encoded by the coding sequence ATGAATATTTTAATCATCGGTTCAGGTGGTCGTGAGCATGCACTTGCTTGGAAGGTTTCGCAAAGTCCACTTGTAGAGAAAGTATTTGTAGCACCAGGAAACGACGGCATGAACGATGTCGCAACCATGATTCCTATCCAAGAAAATAACCATGAAGAACTCGTTCATTTTGCCAAAGATAACGAGATCGGGTTAACGATTGTTGGACCGGAAGTACCGTTATTAAACGGAATTGTGGATCTCTTTCAGGAGGAAGGCTTACGAATTTTTGGACCAATGAAAGAAGCGGCTGAAATTGAAGGAAGTAAGTCGTTTGCCAAAAAAATAATGAAAGATTATCATATTGCAACAGCAGAATATGAGGTTTTTACCGACTATGAAAGAGCCGTTCATTATATTGAAGAAAAAGGCACTCCGATTGTCATTAAAGCAGATGGGTTAGCTGCTGGAAAAGGTGTCGTGATTGCAAAGACACAAAACGAAGCTGTCGACACATTGAGAGATTATTTACAGGACGGAAAATTTGGCAAGGCTAGCAAAAAAGTCGTCATTGAAGAATTTTTAGAAGGACAAGAATTTTCGTTAATGGCTTTTGTCCGTCACGAAAAAGTATATCCAATGGTCATCGCTCAAGATCATAAACCAGCATTTGATGGAGACCAAGGTCCGAATACAGGAGGTATGGGTGCCTATTCTCCTGTCCCACAAATTCCAAACCGAATGGTTGACGAGGCAATTGAATCCATTTTGAAGCCAACAGCTAAAGCTTTAGTAGAGAAAGAGACACCTTTTACTGGCATCTTATATGCAGGATTAATTGCCACTTCTGAGGGGCCAAAAGTGATTGAATTTAATGCCAGATTTGGTGATCCGGAAACTCAAGTCGTTTTACCACGATTACAATCAGATATCGTTGAAGTCATGCTTAACATTTTACATGACCAACCCGTTACTCTAAAGTGGTCTGAAGAGGCAGTTGTTGGCGTTGTTCTTGCTTCAAAAGGATACCCAAACAGCTATGAAAAAGGCGTTCAGATCGGGACATTAGCTTCTGAAGATCGTAATACGAAGGTTTTTCATGCGGGGACAACCTTTGATGGTACTCAATACCGAACAAATGGGGGAAGGGTGGCAGCAGTCGTCGGAATTGGCTCGGATTTATTAGAAGCTAAAACCCTCACCTATCATCAAGTGGATCAAGTAATGACAGATGGATTATTTGTCCGACGAGATATTGCACATAAAGCATTGCAAAACAAGTAA
- a CDS encoding YerC/YecD family TrpR-related protein → MQIEKLRGPELDQLFKSVLTLKDLEECYKFFDDLCTVNEIQSLAQRLEVARMLREGFTYHKIEDETGASTATISRVKRCLNYGNDAYALALDRIKEQEKETSE, encoded by the coding sequence ATGCAAATAGAAAAATTAAGAGGACCAGAACTGGACCAACTATTTAAATCGGTTTTAACATTAAAAGATCTTGAAGAGTGCTATAAATTTTTTGATGACTTATGTACCGTTAATGAAATTCAATCTTTAGCTCAGCGTTTAGAAGTTGCAAGGATGTTAAGAGAAGGTTTTACGTATCATAAAATTGAAGATGAAACAGGGGCTAGCACAGCCACCATTTCAAGAGTAAAGCGTTGTCTCAACTATGGAAACGATGCGTATGCACTTGCATTAGACCGAATTAAAGAGCAAGAGAAAGAGACAAGTGAATAA
- the purS gene encoding phosphoribosylformylglycinamidine synthase subunit PurS, giving the protein MVKVKVHVMLKESVLDPQGSAVQKALHSMNYQEVKDVRIGKYMELQMEQGEGDLDTRIKEMCEKLLANPVIEDYTYEVEEVVAP; this is encoded by the coding sequence ATGGTTAAGGTGAAAGTTCATGTTATGTTAAAGGAAAGTGTATTAGATCCGCAAGGGAGTGCGGTGCAAAAGGCGCTTCATTCGATGAATTATCAAGAAGTGAAAGATGTACGAATTGGAAAGTATATGGAGCTGCAAATGGAGCAAGGTGAGGGAGACTTAGACACTAGAATTAAAGAGATGTGTGAAAAGCTTCTTGCGAATCCTGTCATAGAGGATTACACGTATGAGGTGGAGGAGGTTGTCGCTCCGTGA
- the purF gene encoding amidophosphoribosyltransferase, which produces MLAELKGLNEECGVFGVWGHKDAAELTYYGLHSLQHRGQEGAGIVTTDGDSLYCVKGVGLVNDVFSQSRLKELTGHSAIGHVRYATAGGGGYENVQPLLFRSQNGSLALAHNGNLVNAKALKHQLEGQGSIFQTTSDTEVLAHLIKRSGYLSLKERVKNALSMLKGAYAFVMMTETEMMVALDPNGLRPISLGMLGDSYVVASETCAFDLIGAEYLRDVEPGELLVISDKGLEVERFANCNRALCSMEYIYFSRPDSNINGINVHTARKNLGKKLALESPIEADVVTGVPDSSISAAIGYAEESGIPYELGLIKNRYVGRTFIQPSQSLREQGVKMKLSPVRGVVDGKRVVMVDDSIVRGTTSRRIVTMLKEAGAKEVHVRISSPPIAHPCFYGIDTSTHAELIAAKHSVEEIRQIIGADSLTFLSQQGLIEGLGRPYEGELKGQCMACFSGNYPTEIYADTVLPHEKV; this is translated from the coding sequence ATGCTTGCTGAACTAAAGGGGTTAAATGAAGAATGTGGTGTTTTCGGTGTGTGGGGGCATAAAGATGCAGCTGAACTTACTTATTACGGTTTGCATAGCCTTCAACACCGTGGTCAAGAAGGTGCGGGTATTGTCACAACCGATGGTGACTCTTTATATTGTGTAAAAGGTGTGGGTCTAGTAAACGACGTGTTTAGTCAAAGTCGTTTAAAGGAGCTCACAGGTCATTCTGCTATCGGGCATGTTCGTTATGCAACGGCTGGTGGTGGAGGATATGAAAATGTCCAGCCCCTCTTATTTCGCTCTCAAAATGGGTCACTTGCTCTTGCTCATAATGGTAACTTAGTGAATGCAAAAGCTTTGAAGCACCAATTAGAAGGGCAAGGAAGTATTTTTCAAACAACCTCGGACACGGAAGTGCTTGCTCATTTAATTAAACGATCGGGGTATTTATCCTTGAAAGAACGAGTGAAAAATGCCTTATCAATGTTAAAAGGGGCTTATGCGTTTGTTATGATGACCGAAACGGAGATGATGGTTGCGTTAGATCCGAATGGATTACGCCCGATTTCCCTCGGAATGTTAGGAGATTCCTACGTCGTTGCATCAGAAACATGTGCGTTTGATCTAATTGGAGCGGAATATTTAAGGGATGTCGAACCAGGTGAGTTGCTCGTTATTAGTGATAAAGGTCTTGAGGTCGAACGTTTTGCCAACTGTAATCGAGCACTTTGCAGTATGGAATATATTTATTTCTCGCGACCTGATAGTAACATTAATGGTATTAACGTTCATACGGCAAGGAAGAACTTAGGGAAAAAGCTAGCGCTTGAATCACCAATTGAAGCTGATGTTGTTACAGGAGTACCAGATTCGAGTATTTCAGCTGCCATTGGGTATGCCGAGGAATCGGGTATTCCTTATGAACTAGGACTAATCAAAAATCGCTATGTAGGTCGAACATTTATTCAACCTTCACAGTCTTTGCGAGAACAAGGGGTGAAAATGAAGCTTTCTCCAGTTCGAGGAGTGGTTGATGGGAAACGAGTCGTGATGGTGGATGATTCCATTGTTAGGGGAACGACAAGTAGAAGAATCGTGACAATGTTAAAAGAAGCAGGTGCAAAAGAAGTTCATGTTCGAATTAGCTCACCACCAATTGCACACCCTTGCTTTTACGGAATTGATACGTCTACTCATGCAGAGCTAATTGCAGCTAAACATAGTGTGGAAGAAATTAGACAAATCATTGGTGCAGATTCCTTAACCTTTTTAAGTCAACAAGGATTGATTGAAGGGCTTGGTCGTCCTTATGAAGGAGAGTTAAAAGGGCAATGTATGGCCTGTTTTTCTGGGAACTATCCGACAGAAATTTATGCTGATACCGTGCTACCTCATGAAAAAGTATAA
- the purQ gene encoding phosphoribosylformylglycinamidine synthase subunit PurQ, with product MKFAVIVFPGSNCDIDMYHAIKDELGEDMDYVRHDATDLSSYDGVLPPGGFSYGDYLRSGAIAQFSTIMKEVVRAANEGKPVLGVCNGFQILLEVGLLPGAMKRNQQLKFICKPVELVVENHETMFTSGYQQGQKITIPIAHGEGNYECDDETLKQLKKNNQIVFTYDHNPNGSVNNIAGIVNEQGNILGMMPHPERAVDKLLGSDDGLTLFKSIVKNWRETHVATY from the coding sequence GTGAAGTTTGCCGTTATTGTCTTTCCAGGATCCAATTGTGATATCGACATGTATCATGCAATAAAGGATGAATTAGGCGAGGACATGGACTATGTTCGCCATGATGCTACTGATTTATCTTCCTATGATGGAGTATTGCCGCCTGGCGGCTTTTCTTATGGAGATTACTTACGTTCAGGAGCGATTGCTCAGTTTTCAACTATCATGAAAGAAGTTGTCCGAGCAGCGAATGAAGGAAAACCTGTCTTAGGAGTATGTAACGGATTCCAAATCTTACTTGAAGTTGGGTTGTTACCTGGTGCAATGAAACGAAATCAACAGTTGAAATTTATTTGTAAGCCGGTTGAATTGGTCGTCGAAAATCACGAAACGATGTTTACAAGCGGATATCAACAAGGTCAAAAGATTACGATCCCAATTGCTCATGGAGAGGGCAACTATGAATGTGACGATGAAACGTTAAAGCAGTTAAAGAAAAATAACCAAATCGTTTTCACGTATGATCATAATCCAAATGGAAGTGTAAACAATATTGCTGGCATTGTCAATGAACAAGGTAACATATTAGGGATGATGCCTCATCCGGAGCGAGCGGTCGATAAGCTTCTAGGAAGTGATGATGGATTAACGTTATTTAAATCAATCGTAAAAAACTGGAGGGAAACTCATGTCGCAACCTATTGA
- a CDS encoding YgaP family membrane protein: MVKPNISILNALMRITCGLSMLSWASSKYTKMPWKDSYLLIMMLGAMKVGEGILRYCPMVHMYNLMTKKTECHSDSSHHYEPQPE; this comes from the coding sequence ATGGTTAAACCAAATATTAGTATACTGAACGCTTTGATGAGAATTACTTGTGGATTATCTATGTTATCATGGGCTTCTTCCAAATATACAAAAATGCCTTGGAAGGATTCATATTTATTAATCATGATGTTAGGAGCAATGAAAGTTGGCGAAGGTATATTAAGGTATTGTCCTATGGTTCATATGTACAATCTTATGACAAAGAAAACAGAATGCCACTCAGACTCGTCCCATCATTACGAACCACAACCTGAATAG
- a CDS encoding DUF3048 domain-containing protein has translation MKRFIIMVVTMVLLVVGCSNKENVEVDQTKEQKPVTEQKVEEREVITYPLTGLDDGEDINQRPLAIVINNHPKARPQSGLEQADIVYEVLAEGNVTRFLAVFQSEMPTGLIGPVRSARDYFIDLSKGYDAIFVSHGWSGSAKEKLQTLKEADYINGLFYDGSLFQRVDFRSAPHNSYISYDNLKNGAEQLGYEFESEVDPMTFYEEDNEIVGEDQETVTIAYSNSNTWKVTYQYNSSNQNYERYSNDELTVDLETENPIQLDNVLVVEANHQIVDDSGHKSIDLLSGGEAYLYQKGKKIDVQWKNENNRILPYKEGEQVPFVQGKTWINIVPSLDKVKDIE, from the coding sequence TTGAAAAGATTTATCATCATGGTGGTTACAATGGTACTTCTTGTAGTTGGTTGTTCAAATAAGGAAAATGTTGAAGTGGACCAGACAAAAGAACAAAAACCAGTTACAGAACAAAAAGTCGAAGAAAGAGAAGTCATCACTTATCCATTAACAGGTTTAGATGATGGTGAAGACATTAATCAACGCCCATTAGCTATAGTGATTAATAATCATCCAAAAGCACGGCCTCAATCTGGTTTAGAGCAGGCGGATATTGTATACGAAGTATTAGCAGAAGGAAATGTGACACGATTTTTAGCTGTTTTTCAAAGTGAAATGCCAACTGGTTTAATAGGGCCTGTTCGTAGTGCTCGAGATTATTTTATTGATTTAAGCAAAGGATATGACGCTATATTCGTATCACATGGCTGGAGTGGAAGTGCGAAGGAAAAGCTTCAAACATTAAAAGAGGCCGATTATATAAATGGACTTTTTTATGATGGCAGTTTATTTCAAAGGGTAGATTTTCGAAGTGCTCCCCATAACTCTTATATTTCATATGACAATTTAAAAAATGGGGCAGAACAATTAGGATACGAATTCGAGTCAGAGGTTGATCCAATGACATTTTACGAAGAGGATAACGAAATAGTAGGAGAAGATCAAGAGACTGTGACCATCGCCTATAGTAATTCAAATACGTGGAAGGTAACGTATCAATATAATTCATCTAATCAAAACTACGAACGTTATTCCAATGATGAACTAACGGTTGATTTGGAAACAGAAAACCCTATTCAACTAGATAATGTACTGGTTGTTGAAGCCAACCATCAAATTGTGGATGACTCGGGACATAAATCCATTGATTTATTATCTGGTGGAGAAGCTTATTTGTACCAAAAAGGAAAGAAAATAGACGTGCAATGGAAAAATGAGAACAATCGAATTCTTCCGTACAAAGAGGGAGAGCAAGTCCCATTTGTGCAAGGGAAGACGTGGATTAATATTGTCCCTTCATTAGATAAAGTAAAGGATATTGAGTAA
- a CDS encoding EYxxD motif small membrane protein, whose amino-acid sequence MFLEYITDVTFVLACVIGSIIAFLFVFIKKRKSNS is encoded by the coding sequence ATGTTTTTAGAATATATAACGGATGTTACTTTTGTTCTTGCATGTGTAATTGGCAGTATCATTGCCTTTTTGTTTGTTTTTATTAAAAAACGCAAAAGTAATTCTTGA